The following proteins are encoded in a genomic region of Ornithinibacillus sp. 4-3:
- a CDS encoding replication terminator protein, whose translation MSKHIDLPISELADGAVQEKLNYELQKVFDNIHDPNTKAKDKRSVTIKLEFQPDEKRQTINVESTFTTKLANVQGVATTVLTGKDLSTGKVEARELKSSIPGQTFFDQDSQIKTDIGERVDVVEKEMQRKNIIDLQRGASK comes from the coding sequence TTGAGTAAACATATTGATTTACCAATTTCAGAACTTGCGGATGGAGCAGTACAAGAAAAGCTTAATTATGAGCTTCAAAAGGTGTTTGATAACATTCATGACCCAAATACAAAGGCAAAGGACAAGCGTAGCGTCACTATCAAGCTTGAGTTCCAGCCTGATGAGAAGCGACAAACAATTAACGTAGAAAGTACTTTCACTACAAAATTAGCAAATGTCCAGGGTGTAGCAACTACTGTATTAACTGGTAAAGATTTATCCACTGGGAAAGTTGAAGCTAGAGAACTTAAATCATCTATTCCAGGCCAAACATTTTTTGATCAAGATTCACAGATTAAAACAGATATTGGAGAACGAGTAGATGTTGTAGAAAAAGAAATGCAACGTAAAAATATTATCGACTTACAAAGGGGAGCAAGCAAATGA
- a CDS encoding tyrosine-type recombinase/integrase, with translation MHHGKISLASTRVKKEVITMKLNKSKKENELYWYVNKKSEKLWMYRHKYYDALGKRKEKKKSGFKTEKAALKSLLEVKSTLLNDQVKLVEYDNITVAQWMDIWYNSNKDNWKITTQTNVEVQIRLHIKPLIGQYKLSKLDKSTYKIKFINVLIKKFRYKSVLTFHTTFKTAINDAVDNEILPRNRFNKLSIPNSDVVKENYLSPAELNKLLTISENQLKLNDYIIILTLAYTGFRKGELLGLQWKNINFDDNTMTVDCTRDNKGVRPPKTQNSYRTIDVDAVVFSKLKIYKSWCKQTLLKFGKHLKPDDYVFISKVGNPIDHSTPNYWLNTINQKYNLKEITPHGLRHTHATILLNEGIPVKVIADRLGNTPEMINNIYGHVLKKMKDKTVQVFGNSLIEAGAKSGAK, from the coding sequence ATGCATCATGGGAAAATCTCTCTAGCATCTACCCGTGTAAAAAAAGAGGTTATTACCATGAAACTAAATAAATCAAAGAAAGAAAATGAATTGTATTGGTATGTCAACAAAAAAAGCGAAAAATTATGGATGTATCGCCACAAATATTATGATGCGTTAGGTAAAAGAAAAGAGAAAAAGAAGAGTGGATTTAAAACAGAAAAAGCAGCATTGAAATCGCTGCTTGAAGTAAAATCTACTTTGCTTAACGACCAAGTAAAGCTAGTAGAGTATGATAATATAACTGTAGCACAATGGATGGATATTTGGTATAACTCCAATAAAGATAATTGGAAAATAACTACTCAGACAAATGTAGAAGTACAGATTAGGCTACACATTAAACCGCTAATCGGTCAATACAAATTATCTAAATTAGATAAATCCACTTATAAAATTAAATTTATAAATGTGCTAATAAAAAAATTTAGATATAAGTCTGTTTTAACATTTCATACTACATTTAAGACAGCTATTAATGATGCTGTAGATAATGAGATACTACCACGTAACCGATTTAATAAATTAAGCATACCAAACTCTGATGTGGTAAAGGAAAATTATTTATCGCCAGCAGAATTAAACAAGCTTTTAACTATCTCCGAAAATCAGTTGAAATTGAATGATTACATTATAATTCTCACATTAGCATATACAGGATTTCGCAAGGGAGAATTATTAGGTCTACAGTGGAAGAATATAAATTTTGATGATAATACAATGACTGTAGATTGTACAAGGGATAATAAAGGTGTACGTCCACCTAAAACTCAAAACAGCTATAGAACGATTGATGTTGATGCAGTAGTATTTTCAAAGTTAAAAATTTATAAGTCTTGGTGTAAACAAACGCTATTAAAGTTTGGTAAACATCTTAAACCTGATGATTATGTATTTATATCAAAGGTAGGTAATCCAATTGATCATTCTACACCAAACTATTGGTTAAATACTATTAATCAAAAATATAATTTAAAAGAGATTACGCCACATGGATTGCGTCATACACATGCTACTATTTTACTTAATGAAGGTATACCAGTAAAAGTTATTGCAGATCGTTTGGGTAATACACCAGAGATGATAAACAATATCTACGGCCATGTACTTAAAAAGATGAAAGATAAAACTGTTCAAGTATTTGGTAATAGTTTAATTGAAGCTGGGGCTAAAAGTGGGGCTAAATAA
- a CDS encoding ImmA/IrrE family metallo-endopeptidase: protein MRIKKIAENLIKKYNTNDPFHLAEYMNVAIHEIPMHEEIMGFYKYSRRNQFIVLNANLKLYLKKFTCAHELSHSVLHPRANTPFLRSNTLYPVGKIEKEANKLAVELLLPDTSIYNYQDTNMTINEIGSIYGIPNEVLHLKKIYP from the coding sequence ATGCGAATAAAAAAAATTGCAGAAAATCTAATAAAAAAATATAACACAAATGACCCTTTCCACCTCGCAGAATATATGAATGTTGCTATTCATGAAATACCCATGCATGAAGAAATAATGGGATTTTATAAGTACAGCAGAAGGAATCAATTCATTGTACTAAATGCTAATTTAAAACTATATCTTAAAAAATTTACTTGTGCACATGAATTATCGCACTCTGTATTACACCCCAGAGCAAACACACCTTTTTTAAGAAGCAATACATTATATCCAGTTGGAAAAATTGAAAAAGAAGCAAACAAGCTTGCAGTTGAATTACTATTACCTGATACATCTATTTACAATTACCAGGATACTAACATGACTATTAATGAGATTGGCAGTATATATGGAATACCTAATGAGGTGTTGCATCTTAAAAAAATTTATCCATAA
- a CDS encoding ATP-binding protein produces the protein MNITSGKVAKAQRVVLYGPEGIGKSSFAANFPDPLFIDTEGSTSNMDVKRMDKPTSWEFLHQQIDFVKNNRPCKTLIIDTIDWAEHLGIRFVTSRGNVTSITHFGYGDGFVQLEEEVGKFLNKLSDVIEVGINVVLTAHAKIVRFEAPDEMGAYDRYELKLGNKTTAKTSALVKEWADMVLFLNYKTFSVATDDKGKKFKGQGGVRTMYATHHPAWDAKNRHDLPDEMPMDYGQIAHIFEGQAPTQEPAQQVAVQQPVVESAPQPEIQQQTNTDSGTLNASVGQPTGEFKEPVNTTELDPAIPQALRDLMMQHNVLEAEIQAVVSQKGYYPQATPITNYDPSFIDGVLVGAWQQVYSMIEEFRKSLPF, from the coding sequence ATGAATATCACAAGTGGAAAAGTAGCTAAGGCGCAAAGGGTTGTACTATATGGTCCAGAAGGAATAGGGAAATCATCTTTTGCAGCCAATTTTCCAGATCCTTTATTCATAGATACCGAAGGAAGTACATCCAATATGGATGTAAAAAGAATGGACAAGCCTACTAGCTGGGAGTTTTTACATCAGCAAATTGATTTTGTGAAAAACAATCGTCCATGTAAAACACTTATCATAGATACCATTGATTGGGCAGAACATTTAGGAATTCGTTTTGTAACGAGCCGCGGGAACGTTACAAGCATTACACACTTTGGTTACGGTGATGGTTTTGTGCAACTAGAAGAAGAGGTTGGAAAGTTTTTAAATAAATTATCAGATGTAATTGAAGTAGGGATTAACGTCGTTCTTACAGCACATGCAAAAATAGTGAGATTTGAAGCACCAGACGAAATGGGGGCTTATGATCGATACGAATTAAAACTAGGAAATAAAACAACAGCTAAGACTTCAGCATTAGTTAAAGAGTGGGCTGATATGGTTCTATTTCTTAATTATAAAACATTCAGTGTTGCAACAGATGATAAAGGTAAGAAATTTAAAGGCCAAGGTGGAGTACGTACCATGTATGCAACACATCACCCTGCATGGGATGCTAAAAATCGTCACGACCTACCAGATGAAATGCCGATGGATTATGGGCAAATTGCACATATTTTTGAAGGGCAAGCTCCAACACAAGAGCCAGCACAGCAAGTAGCAGTTCAACAACCTGTAGTTGAGTCAGCTCCACAACCAGAAATACAGCAACAAACAAATACAGATTCTGGCACATTAAATGCTAGTGTAGGTCAGCCTACAGGAGAGTTTAAGGAACCAGTAAATACAACAGAATTAGATCCTGCAATCCCACAGGCATTGAGAGATTTAATGATGCAGCATAATGTGCTAGAAGCAGAGATTCAAGCTGTTGTTAGTCAAAAAGGATATTACCCGCAAGCAACACCTATTACAAATTATGATCCGAGTTTTATTGATGGTGTACTAGTGGGGGCATGGCAACAAGTATATAGCATGATTGAAGAATTTCGTAAGAGTTTACCATTTTAA
- a CDS encoding DEAD/DEAH box helicase: MKLRDYQQEARESIQEQWAEGVKKTLLVLPTGCGKTIVFSKVIEDRVRLGERLLVLAHRGELLEQAADKLEKSTGLKTATEKAEETSIHSWFRVVVGSVQTMMREKRLKQFPKDYFDTIIIDEAHHCISDSYQRVLNYFEDANVLGVTATPDRGDMRNLGSYFDSLAFEYTLPKAIKEGYLSPIKALTIPLQLDLTSVGQQAGDFAAGQLGSALDPYLESIAEEMKKVANDRKIVVFLPLVKTSQKFTEILNQKGFRAAEVNGESQDRKEILEDFENDKYNVLCNSMLLTEGWDCPSVDCVVVLRPTKVRSLYSQMVGRGTRLFEGKTELLLLDFLWHTDRHELCHPAHLIAESDEVAQAMTKQIEEAGIPLDLEVVEQTAEEDVIAQREEALAKQLAEMKRRKRKLVDPLQFEMSIQAEDLANYVPSFGWEMSPPSDQQVKKLEKLGILPDEIDNAGKATKLLDRLDKRREQGLTTPKQIRFLEQRGFQHVGTWSFDAGKNLIDRIAASGWRTPAGVNPKEYRPEG, encoded by the coding sequence ATGAAACTTAGAGACTATCAGCAGGAAGCGAGGGAGTCTATCCAGGAACAATGGGCAGAGGGCGTTAAAAAGACGCTCCTTGTCCTTCCTACTGGATGTGGGAAAACAATTGTTTTTAGTAAGGTAATTGAAGATAGGGTAAGGCTTGGTGAGCGTCTATTGGTACTTGCCCATAGAGGGGAGTTACTAGAACAAGCTGCAGATAAATTAGAAAAATCAACAGGGCTTAAAACAGCTACTGAAAAGGCAGAAGAAACATCTATTCACAGTTGGTTTCGTGTAGTAGTTGGAAGTGTTCAAACGATGATGAGAGAAAAACGATTGAAACAATTCCCTAAAGATTACTTTGACACCATCATTATAGACGAAGCACATCATTGCATATCTGACAGCTACCAACGAGTGTTAAATTATTTTGAAGATGCAAATGTATTAGGAGTTACTGCAACACCTGATAGAGGGGATATGCGTAACTTAGGATCGTATTTTGACAGCTTAGCTTTTGAATATACGTTACCTAAAGCAATCAAAGAAGGTTATTTATCACCAATTAAAGCATTAACTATTCCACTTCAGTTAGATTTAACAAGTGTAGGACAACAAGCAGGTGACTTTGCAGCTGGTCAATTAGGGAGTGCCCTAGATCCATACTTAGAATCAATCGCAGAAGAAATGAAAAAAGTAGCTAATGATAGAAAAATAGTAGTCTTTCTTCCACTAGTAAAGACCAGTCAAAAGTTTACCGAGATTTTAAATCAAAAAGGATTTAGAGCTGCAGAGGTAAATGGAGAGTCACAAGACCGTAAAGAAATATTGGAAGATTTTGAAAATGATAAGTATAACGTGCTTTGTAACTCTATGTTACTCACAGAGGGTTGGGATTGTCCATCCGTTGATTGTGTCGTGGTTTTACGTCCTACAAAAGTACGTAGTCTATATAGCCAAATGGTTGGGCGTGGTACCCGATTATTTGAAGGAAAAACGGAATTATTATTGCTTGATTTTCTATGGCACACAGATAGACACGAGTTATGTCACCCAGCACATTTAATAGCTGAAAGTGATGAAGTAGCTCAAGCAATGACAAAACAAATTGAGGAAGCTGGTATTCCATTAGATTTAGAAGTAGTTGAGCAAACAGCAGAGGAAGATGTTATTGCCCAGCGAGAGGAAGCATTGGCTAAACAACTAGCAGAAATGAAACGTCGTAAACGTAAGCTAGTGGATCCGTTGCAATTTGAAATGAGTATTCAAGCTGAGGATTTAGCAAACTATGTACCTTCTTTTGGTTGGGAAATGAGTCCACCAAGTGATCAACAAGTGAAAAAACTTGAGAAATTAGGAATTTTACCTGATGAAATTGACAATGCAGGTAAAGCTACAAAACTATTAGATCGATTAGATAAACGTAGAGAACAAGGGTTAACTACTCCTAAACAAATACGTTTCCTTGAACAACGAGGATTTCAACATGTGGGGACATGGTCCTTTGATGCAGGAAAAAATCTAATTGATCGTATTGCAGCAAGTGGTTGGAGAACACCAGCTGGTGTAAATCCGAAAGAATATAGACCGGAAGGGTGA
- a CDS encoding helix-turn-helix domain-containing protein has protein sequence MDEDIIKIRSELFKRGMEHRELAKLLGISGAYLSDILNGKRTGKKAQEHIKHACKILGL, from the coding sequence ATCGATGAGGATATCATTAAAATTCGCTCTGAACTTTTCAAACGAGGAATGGAACACAGGGAATTAGCCAAGCTTTTAGGAATATCGGGAGCTTACTTATCAGACATTCTTAATGGTAAGAGGACAGGTAAAAAAGCTCAAGAACACATTAAACATGCTTGTAAGATTTTAGGACTATGA
- a CDS encoding AAA family ATPase — protein MENKLDLIALLEHVDPSYLDYQEWLNVGMALKYEGYTAADWEDWSRRDGQRYRPGECFKKWTSFEGSGITGATITQMAKDNGWEPRVYKDDRELSWDDEITGNDEYVVIDKNWIEGMEIQEPKIWNPVQEITRYLETLFEASENVGYVTSTWQTEDGKYLPTKGNYDRQAGELIQQLNQSNDDIGAVLGDYNPEAGAWIRFNPLDGQGVKNENVTDYRYALVESDSMDLEKQNAILRELELPIAVLVYSGKKSIHAIVKVDAANYEEYRKRVDYLYDVCKKNGLDIDSQNRNPSRLSRLPGVERNGKKQFIIDTHIGKANYEEWQDWIEDLNDDLPDPESLTDYWDNMPDLAPPLIEGLLRQGHKMLMAGPSKAGKSFALIELTIALAEGSKWLGWQCAQGKVLYVNLELDRPSALHRFKDVYNGLGLAPSNINNIDIWNLRGKSVPMDKLAPKLIRRAQKKNYIAVIIDPIYKVLTGDENSADQMAHFTNQFDKIATELGSSVIYCHHHSKGTQGGKKSMDRASGSGVFARDPDALIDLVELELTDALIKQEENKVVCGIYASYIEKHNFNYFDENVGDDDLLSPAQITDHAKRAIPHLMEQIDEEVNQALKRLKSRSAWRVEGTLREYPKFDAVNMWFSYPIHKVDDVGVLKDIEPEGDAPPWKQRSKNKKTSKERKEEQNEALETAYEACSIEEVITLESIAEFMGVTDRTVRNRIKNHGGFEIENGEVLRKESKQ, from the coding sequence ATGGAAAATAAACTAGATTTAATTGCATTACTAGAACACGTTGACCCATCTTATTTAGACTATCAGGAATGGCTTAATGTTGGTATGGCTCTTAAGTACGAGGGCTATACCGCAGCTGATTGGGAGGATTGGAGTCGTAGAGATGGCCAACGATACCGTCCAGGTGAATGTTTTAAGAAATGGACTAGCTTCGAAGGCTCAGGCATCACAGGGGCAACAATCACTCAAATGGCTAAAGATAATGGTTGGGAGCCACGTGTTTATAAAGATGATCGTGAATTGTCTTGGGATGATGAAATAACTGGAAATGATGAATATGTTGTCATAGATAAAAACTGGATTGAAGGCATGGAAATCCAAGAACCGAAAATATGGAATCCAGTACAAGAGATTACTCGTTACTTAGAAACATTATTTGAAGCATCTGAAAATGTTGGATATGTCACATCAACATGGCAAACAGAAGATGGGAAATATCTTCCAACAAAAGGAAATTATGATCGGCAAGCTGGGGAACTTATTCAACAGTTAAATCAATCCAATGATGATATCGGAGCTGTATTAGGTGATTACAACCCAGAAGCTGGGGCATGGATAAGATTTAATCCATTAGATGGCCAAGGGGTTAAAAACGAAAACGTTACTGATTATAGATACGCATTAGTAGAATCCGATTCGATGGATTTAGAAAAACAGAATGCGATATTACGAGAGTTGGAATTACCGATTGCTGTACTTGTTTATAGTGGAAAGAAAAGTATTCATGCCATTGTAAAAGTAGATGCGGCCAATTATGAAGAATACCGTAAACGTGTAGATTATCTCTATGACGTGTGTAAAAAGAATGGTTTAGATATTGATAGCCAGAATAGAAATCCATCACGCTTAAGTAGGTTACCAGGGGTTGAACGTAATGGTAAAAAGCAATTTATTATAGATACCCATATAGGAAAGGCAAATTATGAAGAATGGCAAGATTGGATTGAGGATTTAAACGACGATTTACCAGATCCAGAAAGTTTAACAGATTATTGGGATAATATGCCTGACTTAGCTCCACCTTTGATTGAGGGGTTATTAAGGCAAGGACATAAAATGCTGATGGCAGGACCATCTAAGGCGGGTAAATCTTTTGCATTAATCGAATTAACCATTGCACTAGCTGAAGGTAGCAAATGGCTAGGTTGGCAATGTGCTCAAGGTAAAGTATTATACGTCAACTTAGAGTTGGACAGGCCAAGTGCATTGCATCGTTTTAAAGATGTATATAACGGCTTAGGATTAGCACCTTCAAATATTAATAATATCGACATCTGGAACTTAAGAGGGAAGTCCGTACCAATGGACAAACTTGCTCCAAAACTTATCAGACGGGCACAGAAGAAGAACTACATCGCAGTTATCATTGACCCGATTTATAAGGTTCTTACAGGTGACGAAAACAGTGCAGATCAGATGGCACACTTTACGAATCAATTTGACAAAATAGCTACAGAGTTAGGCTCTAGCGTTATTTATTGTCATCACCACAGTAAAGGTACACAAGGCGGTAAAAAGTCGATGGATAGAGCTTCAGGTAGTGGAGTGTTTGCACGTGATCCTGATGCATTAATAGATTTAGTTGAATTGGAATTAACAGATGCATTAATCAAACAAGAAGAAAATAAAGTCGTATGTGGCATTTATGCGAGCTACATTGAAAAGCATAATTTCAACTATTTTGATGAGAATGTTGGCGATGATGATTTACTAAGTCCAGCACAGATAACGGATCATGCGAAACGAGCTATACCTCACTTAATGGAACAAATCGATGAAGAAGTAAATCAAGCACTTAAACGTCTAAAATCTAGGTCTGCATGGCGTGTGGAAGGTACATTAAGGGAGTATCCAAAGTTTGATGCAGTGAACATGTGGTTTAGTTATCCAATCCATAAAGTGGATGATGTAGGGGTACTAAAAGACATTGAGCCAGAAGGTGATGCACCACCTTGGAAACAAAGGTCAAAGAATAAGAAAACTTCTAAAGAACGCAAGGAAGAACAAAACGAGGCACTAGAAACTGCTTATGAAGCTTGTTCGATAGAAGAAGTAATTACACTAGAATCTATTGCTGAATTTATGGGTGTAACAGATAGAACTGTTAGAAATAGAATTAAAAATCATGGTGGATTTGAGATAGAAAACGGAGAAGTTTTGAGAAAAGAAAGCAAACAATGA
- a CDS encoding AAA family ATPase, whose amino-acid sequence MSVKINKLEIENVKRVKAVKIEPSANGLTVIGGNNGQGKTSVLDSIAWGLGGNRFKPSKATRDGSMVPPYLSVTLSNGLVVERKGKNSELKVLDPNGEKAGQQLLDSFVEELAINLPKFMNASSKEKANILLQIIGVGEQLHQYEREEQEIYNNRRAIGQIADQKKKFAKEQPYYPDVPKELVSASDLINQQQEILARNGENQRKRQNLQQIQQQYAAQGQEVERLRQLLQQAEATYLQLGNDLEIAQKDTLDLMDESTEELQRNIQEIDEINRKVRANLDKDKAEEDARNYVVQYDELTKKLNDVRQKKVDLLDNANLPLPGLSVEDGHLTYNGQQWDNMSGADQLKVSTAIVRKLKPNCGFILLDKLEQMDLATLDDFGKWLEQEGLQAIATRVSSGGECSIIIEDGYVVGQENLPTQEVPATEIPQWKPGEF is encoded by the coding sequence ATGTCTGTAAAGATCAACAAATTGGAAATTGAAAATGTTAAACGTGTTAAGGCAGTTAAAATAGAGCCTTCTGCCAATGGATTAACAGTAATTGGTGGGAATAATGGGCAAGGTAAGACAAGCGTACTAGACTCAATAGCTTGGGGATTAGGTGGTAACCGATTTAAACCAAGTAAAGCCACTCGTGATGGTAGTATGGTACCTCCATATTTAAGCGTTACTTTGTCTAATGGCTTAGTAGTAGAACGGAAAGGCAAAAATAGTGAATTAAAAGTTTTAGATCCGAACGGAGAAAAAGCAGGACAGCAGTTGCTGGATAGTTTTGTGGAAGAACTAGCAATTAATCTACCAAAGTTTATGAATGCATCAAGTAAAGAAAAAGCGAATATCCTACTTCAAATTATTGGAGTAGGTGAACAGCTGCATCAATATGAACGTGAAGAACAGGAAATTTATAATAATCGTCGTGCAATCGGTCAAATTGCCGACCAGAAGAAGAAATTTGCTAAGGAACAACCTTATTACCCTGATGTACCAAAAGAGCTTGTATCAGCATCTGACTTGATTAATCAACAACAAGAAATACTTGCTCGTAATGGAGAGAATCAGCGTAAGCGCCAAAACTTACAACAAATCCAACAACAATATGCTGCACAGGGGCAAGAAGTAGAACGGTTAAGACAGCTTTTACAGCAAGCAGAAGCAACCTATCTCCAACTAGGAAATGATTTAGAAATTGCCCAAAAAGATACGCTTGATCTCATGGATGAATCAACAGAAGAATTACAACGCAATATTCAAGAAATTGACGAGATTAACCGTAAGGTACGTGCCAATCTTGATAAGGATAAAGCCGAAGAAGATGCAAGAAATTATGTTGTTCAATATGACGAATTAACGAAAAAACTTAATGATGTTAGACAGAAAAAAGTAGATTTACTGGATAACGCTAACTTGCCATTACCTGGTTTGTCTGTAGAGGATGGGCATTTGACTTATAACGGTCAACAATGGGATAACATGTCAGGTGCAGATCAGCTTAAAGTATCTACTGCAATTGTTCGTAAGTTAAAGCCTAATTGTGGATTTATCTTACTGGACAAGTTAGAGCAAATGGATTTAGCGACATTAGATGACTTTGGGAAATGGTTAGAACAAGAAGGTTTACAAGCAATTGCGACACGTGTAAGTAGTGGCGGAGAATGTTCTATCATTATCGAAGATGGTTATGTAGTTGGACAGGAGAATTTGCCAACACAAGAGGTACCAGCTACAGAAATACCACAATGGAAGCCAGGTGAATTTTAA
- a CDS encoding helix-turn-helix domain-containing protein: MGLVEKIKLLCNEKNVTFAEVERKVGISNGQIRRWDNSSPKIENVQKVADYFDVSTDYLLGRTNKKRYNDALTEKDEKDIAKRMAKIRQDLMEGNNDDGLAFSGEPMSEEAIESLLEALEFIERQTTKINKKYIPKGKRN, from the coding sequence GTGGGTTTAGTAGAAAAAATAAAATTATTATGTAATGAAAAAAACGTCACTTTTGCAGAAGTGGAAAGAAAAGTAGGTATTTCAAACGGACAAATTAGAAGGTGGGATAATTCTTCTCCTAAGATTGAAAACGTCCAAAAAGTAGCAGACTACTTTGACGTATCTACCGATTACTTACTCGGTCGTACAAACAAAAAACGATACAACGATGCGCTTACTGAAAAAGATGAGAAAGACATCGCTAAGCGAATGGCAAAAATTCGTCAGGACTTAATGGAAGGTAACAATGATGATGGTTTAGCTTTTTCTGGCGAGCCAATGAGTGAAGAAGCTATTGAATCATTATTAGAGGCTCTTGAATTTATTGAAAGACAAACTACTAAGATAAATAAAAAATATATCCCTAAAGGGAAAAGGAACTAG
- a CDS encoding bifunctional 3-deoxy-7-phosphoheptulonate synthase/chorismate mutase — MSLNEFEKLRDQLDEVNLEILEKINQRAKLVKEIGQLKEKQSKTQRFDPVRERDMLDKLVNANTGPFAATTVEHIFKEIFKAGLKLQEDEGSKTLLVTRKNKAEDTVIDIKGEKIGNGNPQFIVGPCAVESYEQVAEVGKAISDKGYRLLRGGAFKPRTSPYDFQGLGIEGLKILKQVADEYDLAVISEILSPYHIEEALDYVDVIQIGARNMQNFELLKAVGEVDKPVLLKRGLSATISEFVNAAEYVISRGNGNIILCERGIRTYETATRNTLDISAVPILKKETHLPVMVDVTHSTGRRDLLLPTAKAALAIGADGVMAEVHPDPSVALSDSKQQMDIPTFNSFIDELEKFSKAIR; from the coding sequence ATGAGTCTAAATGAATTCGAAAAACTAAGAGACCAATTAGATGAGGTAAACTTGGAAATACTAGAAAAAATTAACCAACGTGCCAAGCTAGTAAAAGAAATTGGTCAATTAAAAGAAAAGCAAAGTAAAACACAACGTTTCGATCCAGTTCGTGAACGCGATATGCTTGATAAATTGGTGAATGCTAATACAGGACCATTTGCGGCTACAACAGTTGAACATATTTTTAAAGAAATATTTAAAGCAGGTTTGAAATTACAAGAGGACGAAGGAAGTAAAACATTACTTGTTACACGTAAAAACAAAGCAGAAGATACGGTTATTGATATAAAAGGCGAGAAAATTGGTAACGGTAACCCTCAATTTATCGTTGGACCATGTGCGGTTGAAAGCTATGAACAAGTAGCGGAAGTAGGAAAAGCAATTTCTGATAAAGGCTACCGCTTACTACGTGGAGGAGCATTTAAACCAAGAACATCTCCATATGATTTCCAAGGATTAGGTATCGAAGGATTAAAGATTTTAAAACAAGTGGCAGATGAATATGATCTTGCTGTTATTAGTGAAATATTAAGCCCATACCATATTGAAGAAGCACTTGATTATGTAGATGTGATTCAAATTGGTGCACGTAACATGCAGAACTTTGAATTATTAAAAGCAGTAGGAGAAGTAGACAAGCCAGTTCTATTAAAACGAGGATTATCAGCAACAATTTCTGAATTTGTAAATGCTGCTGAATATGTCATTTCTCGTGGAAATGGTAATATCATTTTATGTGAGCGTGGAATCAGAACTTATGAGACTGCAACTAGAAATACATTAGATATTTCTGCTGTACCTATTTTGAAAAAGGAAACACACTTACCAGTAATGGTAGACGTTACCCATTCAACAGGAAGAAGAGATTTATTACTTCCAACTGCAAAAGCAGCACTTGCAATTGGCGCTGACGGAGTAATGGCAGAAGTACATCCAGATCCATCTGTAGCATTATCTGATAGTAAACAACAAATGGACATTCCAACATTCAATTCATTTATTGATGAACTTGAAAAATTCAGTAAGGCGATTAGATAA